A stretch of DNA from Melioribacteraceae bacterium 4301-Me:
AGGTTTGCCCAAAATACTTTTTTTGCCAATATAATCTAAAATATCATCTCTTATTTGAAAAGCCATACCTAAACTTTCACCAAAATTTTTCATCGCTTCAATTTTTTCAATGTTGGATGTTACAGCTCTGGCACCAATTTCGCAGCAAGTGGACAACAAAGAAGCCGTCTTGTCAGAAATTATTTTAAAATATGTTTCTTCATCGTTAGCAAAATTACGAGTCATTTTAATCTGGAGTAATTCACCTTCCGACATTCTTTTGACGGTATTGGTAATAACTTTCAAAAAGTCAAAGTCGTTACCTTCCACAGCTATCATAAGTCCACGAGCCAACAAATAGTCCCCCATCAAAACAGCTACTTTATTTTTCCATACAGCATTAATAGAAGGGAACCCGCGCCTTGTTTCAGCATTGTCTACAACGTCGTCGTGAACTAATGTTGCAGTATGAAGAAGTTCAACTAATATTGCCCCTCGGTAAGTTCTATCTGTTATATCACCAGCAATTTTACTGGACAAAATAACCAACAGCGGTCTAATCTTTTTGCCCTTTTGCTTTAAGATATATCTTGTAACTAAATCTAATAATCCAACCTTAGATCTCAACGATTCTTTAAATATTTCATTGAAACGCTTGAGGTAGTTGTCGATGGATTGACTAATTTGGGAAAGTGACTTATTACTCACTCTTCTTTTGCGAAATTTTTGCAACGAATATACTTATTTCATATAAGAAAACCAATGGAACTGCAAGTATTATTTGGGAGACAGGGTCAGTTCCTGGAGTTAAAATAGCAGCTAATATCATAATTGTCACTATTGCATGTCGACGGTATTTTTTCATCAAGCCTGCATTAATAATTCCAATTTTTGACAGAAAAAAAGACAACATTGGCAGTTCAAAGACAAGTCCTGCACCCAATATTACGCTTAAAATAATCGAGAAGTATTCATCAATAGCAAAATTATTTTCGATGTTTGCCGAACCAAATTGAGCAGCAAATTTTAGTGTAAGAGGAAGCATAACAAAATATGCAAATACAACACCGCTAAAAAAACAAAAAGTAGTAAAGGCAACAATTGAAGTAATATATTTTTTTTCATTGGCGCGAAGTGCTGGAGAAATAAATTTCCACATTTGGTAGAAAAAATTTGGAATGCTTAAAATAAAGCCAACTATAATGGCAACTTGGAAATAAAGAAATAATTGTCCAAAAGGTTTGAGATTTTGTAAATGTATATTAGCTTGTTTAGCCGGGCGAAGCAAAATTCCATCAATTAAATAGTCTACAAAAATCCATGCTATTATGGTACCAATAACAATTCCAATTAGGGAATAAATAATACGCCACCTAAGTTCTTCAAGGTGTTCGAGGAAAGACATTTCTGCTTCATCAGAAGCAGGCTTATCAGTTTTTCTTTTTTTTAGAAATAACACAATGGTCGTTAATTTTGAGAAAGTTCAGGATAAAGTGGGAAATTCTTACATAAAGCTTTTACATCCGCTCGAATTGATTTTAACATTTCTTTATTTTCAGCATTGCTTAATGCCTTATCGATAAAATTAGCAATTAATTTCATCTCATCTTCTTTCATGCCACGAGTTGTTAGAGCTGGCGTACCAATTCTAATTCCGCTAGTGACAAAAGGACTTTTAGTATCAAAAGGAATCATATTTTTATTAACAGTTATACCAGCTTCACCAAGTGTATTTTCTGCTTTTTTCCCACTTATGTTTTTATTTGTTAAGTCAACAAGCATAAGGTGGTTATCTGTGCCGCCTGAAATTACATCGTAACCTAAGCTCATAAGTTCTTTTGCAAGAGTTTTAGCATTCTTAATAATTTGCCTCGAATAA
This window harbors:
- a CDS encoding polyprenyl synthetase family protein produces the protein MRSKVGLLDLVTRYILKQKGKKIRPLLVILSSKIAGDITDRTYRGAILVELLHTATLVHDDVVDNAETRRGFPSINAVWKNKVAVLMGDYLLARGLMIAVEGNDFDFLKVITNTVKRMSEGELLQIKMTRNFANDEETYFKIISDKTASLLSTCCEIGARAVTSNIEKIEAMKNFGESLGMAFQIRDDILDYIGKKSILGKPLGGDIKEKKVTLPLIYSLKNSSEADAKKIVRIIKNGKSANDIKYVIEFVKEMGGIDYANEIANQFAAKALSHLEIFQDSIYKNSLKDLVEFIVTRKN
- the tatC gene encoding twin-arginine translocase subunit TatC, with translation MLFLKKRKTDKPASDEAEMSFLEHLEELRWRIIYSLIGIVIGTIIAWIFVDYLIDGILLRPAKQANIHLQNLKPFGQLFLYFQVAIIVGFILSIPNFFYQMWKFISPALRANEKKYITSIVAFTTFCFFSGVVFAYFVMLPLTLKFAAQFGSANIENNFAIDEYFSIILSVILGAGLVFELPMLSFFLSKIGIINAGLMKKYRRHAIVTIMILAAILTPGTDPVSQIILAVPLVFLYEISIFVAKISQKKSE